The following are encoded together in the Candidatus Eisenbacteria bacterium genome:
- a CDS encoding 1-acyl-sn-glycerol-3-phosphate acyltransferase translates to MSDGDRPVESTSRVIPLRGRTARRRLGPLITPGDVARRLAALERQVEAALGTDRVARAVPALETALDQVLGAYVGGREWLAREAGGLATTVLGEMSLAALYRWWWRVDVVGRERMPQGRVLLVGNRGSALLPYEALMASVGLGTNGGRRVRPFVDEWLMALPLVGTALGALGASAVSASRIRRVLAAGEGALVFPEGRDAIARPYRESYRVGRLARTALLRLAIETGAPIVPVAIIGVDEVHPVVARAPLPWLASLLGVPALPLTPTLVPLPTKWTLFVGDPLDVASRHPATDAHRPDVVRTLAAQVRERLQGLVSDGLGRRRSIFF, encoded by the coding sequence ATGAGCGACGGCGATCGTCCGGTCGAGTCGACGTCACGGGTGATTCCGCTGCGTGGCCGGACGGCGCGACGCCGGCTCGGTCCGCTCATCACCCCGGGCGACGTGGCGCGACGGCTCGCCGCTCTCGAGCGGCAGGTCGAAGCGGCCCTCGGCACCGATCGCGTGGCGCGCGCCGTGCCCGCGCTCGAGACGGCGCTCGACCAGGTGCTCGGCGCGTACGTCGGCGGTCGCGAGTGGCTGGCGCGCGAGGCCGGCGGCCTCGCGACGACGGTCCTGGGCGAGATGTCGCTCGCCGCCCTGTATCGCTGGTGGTGGCGGGTCGACGTGGTGGGACGCGAGCGCATGCCGCAGGGGCGCGTGCTGCTGGTCGGCAACCGCGGGTCGGCGCTCCTTCCCTACGAGGCGCTCATGGCGTCGGTCGGCCTCGGCACGAACGGCGGCCGGCGCGTGCGCCCGTTCGTCGACGAGTGGCTGATGGCGCTGCCGCTGGTCGGCACGGCCCTCGGGGCGCTCGGCGCGAGCGCGGTGAGCGCGAGCCGCATCCGCCGCGTGCTCGCCGCGGGCGAGGGTGCGCTCGTGTTTCCCGAGGGGCGCGATGCCATCGCGCGCCCGTACCGCGAGTCGTACCGCGTCGGACGCCTCGCGCGCACGGCGCTCCTGCGCCTCGCGATCGAAACGGGCGCGCCGATCGTTCCGGTCGCGATCATCGGCGTCGACGAGGTGCATCCGGTGGTGGCACGCGCGCCGCTGCCCTGGCTCGCGTCGCTCCTCGGGGTTCCGGCGCTGCCGCTCACGCCGACCCTCGTCCCGCTCCCGACCAAGTGGACGCTGTTCGTCGGCGATCCGCTCGACGTGGCGTCGCGGCACCCGGCGACCGACGCGCACCGGCCCGACGTCGTGCGCACGCTCGCGGCGCAGGTCCGCGAGCGCCTGCAGGGTCTGGTGAGCGACGGGCTCGGGCGCCGCCGCTCGATCTTCTTCTAG